Proteins from a genomic interval of bacterium:
- a CDS encoding methylenetetrahydrofolate reductase: MTSIAERIASKNLTISIELFPPKDEKGAERVLREMEKIHAAMDVAFTSVTYGAGGSTQEGTLKLVLELARRHPGRVVAHLTCIGATEARLSELLQTYQANGMQDILALRGDIPEGMNKEEAAAGGFHYAVDLVRWLRRRGGLDSIGVAAYPEGHPETPDKAKDLHHFAEKAAAGADYAMTQFFFENEDFARFRDAAAAAGVAIPIAPGIIPVRNLDQILRFAGMCGAKVPGRVIGALDPHREDPEAFKETSADLAAAQIESLIALGVPHVHIYALNQSDIILGIAERMGWGR; encoded by the coding sequence CCCCAAGGACGAGAAAGGGGCCGAGCGCGTCCTGCGCGAGATGGAGAAAATTCACGCGGCCATGGACGTCGCCTTCACCTCGGTCACCTACGGGGCGGGGGGCTCCACCCAGGAGGGCACCCTCAAGCTCGTCCTCGAGCTGGCCAGACGCCATCCCGGCCGGGTGGTCGCCCACCTCACCTGCATCGGCGCCACCGAGGCGCGCCTCAGCGAACTCCTGCAGACCTACCAGGCGAACGGGATGCAGGACATCCTCGCCCTGCGCGGGGACATCCCCGAGGGGATGAACAAGGAGGAGGCCGCGGCCGGGGGGTTTCACTACGCGGTCGATCTCGTGCGGTGGCTCCGCCGCAGGGGCGGTCTCGACTCGATCGGGGTGGCCGCCTACCCCGAGGGGCACCCTGAGACCCCCGACAAGGCGAAAGACCTCCACCACTTCGCCGAAAAGGCCGCCGCCGGGGCCGACTACGCCATGACCCAGTTCTTTTTCGAGAACGAAGACTTCGCGCGCTTCCGCGATGCGGCCGCCGCCGCGGGGGTCGCGATTCCCATCGCGCCGGGCATCATCCCGGTCCGCAACCTCGATCAGATCCTCCGCTTCGCCGGCATGTGCGGCGCCAAGGTGCCGGGCCGCGTCATCGGCGCCCTCGATCCCCACCGCGAGGACCCGGAAGCCTTCAAGGAGACATCCGCCGATCTCGCCGCGGCGCAGATCGAAAGCCTCATCGCCCTCGGCGTCCCCCACGTTCACATTTACGCCCTGAACCAGTCCGACATCATCCTCGGCATCGCCGAGCGGATGGGCTGGGGGAGATAG